Proteins from a genomic interval of Garra rufa chromosome 4, GarRuf1.0, whole genome shotgun sequence:
- the LOC141334148 gene encoding uncharacterized protein, translating into MAFIKDESEDMKIEETFRVKHEDTEEQTKMEFIKEESEDMKIEKTLKHEDTEEQTDLTALKLEREVLNETEDQFENLHDFVSGEKSFCSLQFEKTSKQKRAQTTNLEVHQKIHTTEYPFACQQCGKSFTLKGSLKTHMRIHTGEKPYTCKQCGKSFTRKGFLKIHMSFHTGEKPFTCKQCGKSFTLKGSLNTHMRVHTGEKPYTCKQCGKSFAQSGNLEVHQKIHTMESPFICQQCGKSFTQKGSLKIHMRVHTGERPHTCKQCGNCFSQKGSLDRHMKIHNKEKPNRSPQCRKSLKQNI; encoded by the exons atggcgtttattaaagatgagagtgaagacatgaagattgaagaaacattcagagtcaaacatgaagatactgaggaacaaacaaagatggagtttattaaagaggagagtgaagacatgaagattgagaaaacattgaaacatgaagatactgaggaacaaacag acctaacagcgctgaaattGGAGAGGGaggtactgaatgaaactgaagatcagtttgagaatcttcatgatttcgtatctggagaaaaatctttttgttccttacagtttgaaaagacttctaaacaaaaaagagctcaaactacaaaccttgaagtccaccagaaaattcacactacGGAGTACCCTTTtgcctgccaacagtgtggaaagagtttcactctaaaaggaagccttaagacacacatgagaattcacactggagagaagccttacacatgcaaacagtgtggaaagagtttcactcgtaaaggattccttaagattcacatgagttttcacactggagagaagcctttcacatgcaaacagtgtggaaagagtttcactctaaaaggaagccttaacacacacatgagagttcacactggagagaagccttacacatgcaaacagtgtggaaagagtttcgctcaaagtggaaaccttgaagtccaccagaaaattcacaccatggagagtccttttatctgccaacagtgtggaaagagtttcactcaaaaaggaagccttaaaattcacatgagagttcacactggagagaggcctcacacatgcaaacagtgtggaaactgtttcagtcaaaaaggaagccttgacaggcacatgaaaattcataataaagagaagcctaacagatcccctcagtgtagaaagagtttaaaacaaaatatatag